Proteins encoded in a region of the Sander lucioperca isolate FBNREF2018 chromosome 4, SLUC_FBN_1.2, whole genome shotgun sequence genome:
- the ppp1r35 gene encoding protein phosphatase 1 regulatory subunit 35 isoform X2 — MTSSSLLSPPPSPPPAPLPLSPSSLTRCPELDLSVTLSPAPRPAHTLLEPRTLKSSQQSEPRPQGQMGRKGNRQVGFEELVVVAATSVQSTATLPLQPIIDQRRSRACLHAPRQWVEPPAAVSNPGPGCLERAELNTTLALKAELQSLQGAEFNSQKAVQETLRISERTKNLINTRATEEVNVSRSQVLFTSLVSVDVQEDQLISQLLQPRLPPPSPPCHGNQAADGPSLLVFMTSDLLRQKSLPLEEEPVNYKLHPSPRPAHSTFDLYKRGRGLETTP, encoded by the exons ATgacttcctcctccctcctctctcctcccccctctcccccccctgcccccctccctctctccccctcctctctgaCGCGCTGTCCTGAACTCGACCTGTCGGTCACACTCAGCCCTGCCCCCAGACCCGCCCACACACTCCTGGAGCCCCGCACACTGAAGTCCAGTCAGCAGAGTGAGCCCCGCCCCCAAGGACAGATGGGAAGAAAGGGGAACCGGCAG GTGGGTTTTGAAGAGCTGGTGGTCGTCGCGGCAACATCGGTGCAGAGCACAGCCACCCTGCCTCTGCAGCCAATCATAGATCAGAGGAGGAGCCGAGCATGTCTCCATG CCCCCCGACAGTGGGTGGAGCCTCCTGCTGCAGTATCCAATCCCGGCCCAGGATGCCTGGAGAGGGCGGAACTAAACACCACTCTAGCTCTGAAGGCGGAGCTTCAGTCACTGCAG GGGGCGGAGTTTAACTCCCAGAAGGCGGTTCAGGAGACTCTACGGATATCCGAGAGGACCAAAAACCTGATCAACACCAGAGCTACTGAAG AAGTGAATGTTTCTCGCTCTCAGGTTCTCTTCACCTCATTGGTCAGTGTGGATGTGCAGGAGGATCAGCTGATCAGCCAGCTGCTGCAGCCTCGGCTGCcacctccctcccccccctgcCATGGCAACCAGGCAGCAGATGGCCCCTCCCTTCTCGTCTtcatgacctctgacctcctcaGACAGAAGTCCCTCCCACTGGAGGAGGAGCCTGTCAACTACAAGCTCCACCCCTCACCACGCCCTGCCCACTCAACCTTTGACCTCTACAAAAGAGGGAGGGGTTTAGAGACCACGCCCTGA
- the ppp1r35 gene encoding protein phosphatase 1 regulatory subunit 35 isoform X1, translating into MTSSSLLSPPPSPPPAPLPLSPSSLTRCPELDLSVTLSPAPRPAHTLLEPRTLKSSQQSEPRPQGQMGRKGNRQQVGFEELVVVAATSVQSTATLPLQPIIDQRRSRACLHAPRQWVEPPAAVSNPGPGCLERAELNTTLALKAELQSLQGAEFNSQKAVQETLRISERTKNLINTRATEEVNVSRSQVLFTSLVSVDVQEDQLISQLLQPRLPPPSPPCHGNQAADGPSLLVFMTSDLLRQKSLPLEEEPVNYKLHPSPRPAHSTFDLYKRGRGLETTP; encoded by the exons ATgacttcctcctccctcctctctcctcccccctctcccccccctgcccccctccctctctccccctcctctctgaCGCGCTGTCCTGAACTCGACCTGTCGGTCACACTCAGCCCTGCCCCCAGACCCGCCCACACACTCCTGGAGCCCCGCACACTGAAGTCCAGTCAGCAGAGTGAGCCCCGCCCCCAAGGACAGATGGGAAGAAAGGGGAACCGGCAG CAGGTGGGTTTTGAAGAGCTGGTGGTCGTCGCGGCAACATCGGTGCAGAGCACAGCCACCCTGCCTCTGCAGCCAATCATAGATCAGAGGAGGAGCCGAGCATGTCTCCATG CCCCCCGACAGTGGGTGGAGCCTCCTGCTGCAGTATCCAATCCCGGCCCAGGATGCCTGGAGAGGGCGGAACTAAACACCACTCTAGCTCTGAAGGCGGAGCTTCAGTCACTGCAG GGGGCGGAGTTTAACTCCCAGAAGGCGGTTCAGGAGACTCTACGGATATCCGAGAGGACCAAAAACCTGATCAACACCAGAGCTACTGAAG AAGTGAATGTTTCTCGCTCTCAGGTTCTCTTCACCTCATTGGTCAGTGTGGATGTGCAGGAGGATCAGCTGATCAGCCAGCTGCTGCAGCCTCGGCTGCcacctccctcccccccctgcCATGGCAACCAGGCAGCAGATGGCCCCTCCCTTCTCGTCTtcatgacctctgacctcctcaGACAGAAGTCCCTCCCACTGGAGGAGGAGCCTGTCAACTACAAGCTCCACCCCTCACCACGCCCTGCCCACTCAACCTTTGACCTCTACAAAAGAGGGAGGGGTTTAGAGACCACGCCCTGA